One Aegilops tauschii subsp. strangulata cultivar AL8/78 chromosome 2, Aet v6.0, whole genome shotgun sequence genomic window, GGGATAACCTTCACTGTGTGTTCCTGTTTTTTGTGTTTACAATGGCAGGTACCGGCGAAAACGGCGATAGCACTcccaaggatttcaaggaatGTGTCAGCCAAGAGCAACTACAAGCTACCGTAGAGAAGGTTCAAGACGGGATGAACGAGGCAATCAAGAAGGCTGTTACTGATGCGCTCATTGAACTCAACCTCGGCAACAGCATCGAGCGGTTGGACAAACGGATATCCACGTTAACTGATAGGGTTACCGAGTTGGAAACCCGTTTAACAACCAACAACGACGACGTGTCCGGCAGCAACACCAGTGGACAAATGCCAGAAGACACGGTGTATGATGCTAATGGGAACATAGATCAAGCAGCTACACGACAAGCAAGATTGCGCCAACGTCTTCGCCGTAACACTCAAGGTATGGGTAGTACAGTTAATCAACATCGCCATCAAGGTAATAATAATCATGCTCCTGATGATCCTTATGCTAAGATTAAGTTAACAGTACCAAATTTTTCGGGTCGTTATGATGCCGAGGGTTACCTTGATTGGGAGATGACGTTAGAACAGAAGTTTAATTCCCACCTTGTTCCTGAGCAACATAGAGTTCGACCAGCTACTAGTGAGTTTAAGGACTTTGCTATTATTTGGTGGAATGGGCTAGCTGGACAGGGTGCTTTACCTGATACATGGGAACGACTTAAGGTAGCTATGCGTGATCGTTTTGTTCCTCCTTCGTATCATAGAGATTTGCGTAACAAACTGCAGTGTTTAGAACAAGGAGAAAAATCTGTACAAGATTACTATGCTGAGCTTCAAAAGGGTTTGATGCGTTGTGGTATAGTGGAGGGGCTTGAGGATTCTATTTGTCGTTTTTATTCGGGTTTGAGGCGTGATTTTCAGGACATTGTTGATTATAAAGAATTTCATACTGTCAACCAGTTGTTCCAGTTTGCTATGCTTGCAGAGAAGGAATTGCAGGGACGTGAGCAGCGGAACAAGAGCAACGTCCACGCCTCCTACACGCCACGCACGACGGCTCCTTCGAGGCTGCCTAAGCCATCCTCTTTTCGGGTGCCCCTAACAGCGGACCAGCAAGCTTCTGCCTCAGCCAGTCGTGTTACTACAACACCTACACCACCTTCTGCACGTCCTACATATTCAGGTAAAAATTCTTTGCAGGTTCCCGCCAATAGTGCTTCGTCCGTCGCCTCGACGGGACGCACTTCCAGCATTCAGTGCCATCGCTGCCAAGGACGTGGCCATATGCAGAAGGATTGCCCAAGTCAGCGGGCATATGTGGCAACCGAAGATGGAGGTTATATCAGCACCTCCGATGTGGAGGAtgatgctaatgatgatgatgcCGCCACCGATGACGATAATGAGGGTCATGTCCTTGGGGGCGCCGATACTTCAGGCTACATGAACATTATTGTTCAGCGTGTGCTCAACACACAAATTCAGCAACCTGAGAAGCTACAACGCCACAATTTGTTTCAGATTTTCTTCATTATCAAGAACGGACGAGCACGTGTTATCATTGATGGAGGAAGTTGCAACAATTTGGTGAGTTCTGATCTGGTCAAGAAGCTTTGTTTGACCACACGACCACACCCACATCCATACCATATTCAGTGGTTAAATCACTCTGGAAAAGCTAAGGTAACACAAACATGTAGAGTTCCTTTTCCCATTGGTGCCTATGCTGATTCTGTTGATTGTGATGTCGTACCTATGCAAGCTTGTTCACTTTTGTTGGGTTGGCCTTGGGAACATGATAATGATGCTACACACCATGGAAGAAGTAATAAATACACTTTTGTGCATAAAGGGCAGAAAATTACTTTGGTACCTTTGACCCCTGCTGAAATTGTACAAGCTGATAGAGAGAGAGAGCTGCTAGTTCAAGTGATGCTAAATCTGAAAATCAGCAAGTTGCTAATTCTGTTTTTCCACCTAAAAAAGATAAGCCTGCACCTATTTCTAAGGCCGAGGGAATTAAATTGAAGGGTGGTGTTATGCTTGCTACAAAATGTGACCTTGCTGAAATTTCTGATGATGATATTTGCTATGCTTTGATATGCAAACGAGCTTTGTTTTCACTTGATGATATTGCTAGTTCGTTGTCTCCTGCTGTCACTAACCTTTTGCAGGAGTTTGAGGACATTTTCCCAGCTGAGATACCCCCGGGGCTGCCACCTATGAGAGGGATAGAGCATCAAATTGATTTGATTCTGGGTGCAACTTTGCCAAATCGTGCTGCCTATCGAACCAACCTCGAGGAGACCAACGAAATTCAGCGACAAGTCCAAGACCTTTTGGACCGCGGGTATGTACGTGAAAgccttagtccttgtgctgttcctatacTTTTGGTTCCTAAGAAAGATGGTACTTGGCGTCTGTGTGCTGATTGTAGAGCCAtcaataatattactattcggtatcgtcatcctattcctaggttAGACGACATGCTTGATGAGCTGTGTGGTTCTATAATTTTCACAAAGATTGACTTGCGGAGTGGCTACCACTAAATTAGAATGAAACttggagatgaatggaaaacagctttCAAAACTAAATTTGGGTTGTATGAGTGGCTGGTAATGCCTTTTGGCTTGACAAATGCACCTAGCACTTTCATGCGCTTAATGAATGAGGTTTTAAGAGCTTTTATTGGTAGATTTGTGGTGGTTTATTTTGATGATATCTTGATTTACAGCAAGTCTTTGGATGAACATATGGACCATTTACGTGATGTTTTTAATGCTTTAAGGGATGCacatttgtttggtaaccttgagAAGTGCATTTTTTGCACGGACCGAGTCTCTTTTCCTGGTTACGTTGTTACTCTACAGGGAATCGAGGTGGATGAAACGAAGATTGACGCCATCCAAAGCTGGCCGCTACCCCAAGCTATCACACaggtgaggagttttcttggtcttgcaggTTTCTACCGCCGCTTCGTCAAGGATTTTAACACCATTGCTGCACCACTGCATGAGTTGACGAAGAAGGGTGTGGCATTCCATTGGGGGAAGGCACAAGAGGAGTCCTTTGGCACCTTGAAGGACAAGCTTACGCACGCACCATTGCTGCAACTTCCTAACTTTGGTAAGACTTTTGAGCtagaatgtgatgctagtggagtCGGCATTGGTGGTGTTTTGATGCAAGATGGTAAACCCGTTGCATACTTTAGCGAAAAATTGCATGGTCCCGTTCTGAATTATTCCACGTATGACAAGGAATTGTATGCACTTGTGCGTTCTTTAGAAACGTGGAGTCATTATTTGTGGCCTAAATAATTTGTTAttcattctgatcatgaatcgcTTAAGTATCTTCGCTCTCAAAATAATTTGAATCGTAGGCATGCTAAGTGGGTTGAATTTATTGAATCTTTCCCTTATATCATCAAACACAAGAAAGGGAAGGATAATGTGATTGCTGATGCTTTGTCTAGACGATATACTTTGTTGTCTCAACTTGATTGTCTAATTTTTGGACTTGAGTCAATAAAAGAACAATATGCGCTTGATTCTGACTTTAAAGATGTTTTGCTGCAATGTCGAGAGGGGCGTACATGGAATAAATTTGTCCTTAACAATGGGTTTTTGTTTAGAGCTAACCGTCTATGCATTCCAGTTggttccgttcgtcttttgttgttacaggagacgcatggaggaggattgatgggtcattttggtgcgaagaagacggaggacgttctggccacacatttcttttggccaaagatgaggaGAGATGTTGAGAGGTTCGTGGCTCGCTGCAccacatgtcaaaaagctaaatCTCGCTTGAATCCACATGGTTTATACATGCCTCTTCCTATTCCTTCTATTCCTTGGGCAGATATTTCTATGGATTTTGTGTTAGGATTGCCTAGGACTAAGAGGGGAAGGGATAGTATTTTTGTTGTGGTGGATCGTTTTTCTAagatggcacactttataccatgtcataaaagtgaTGATGCTGTTTATATTGCTGAACTCTTTTtcaaagagattgttcgtttgcATGGTATGCCTtctactattgtttcagatcgtgatgcAAAATTCTTGAGTCATTTTTGGCGCACCCTATGGAACAAGTTGGGTACAAAATTGTTGTTTTCTACAACTTGTCACCCACAAACTGATGGGCAAACTGAGGTGGTGAATCGCACTTTGGGCACCATTTtgagggctgttttgaagaaaaatttgaaGATGTGGGAAGAATGTTTGCCTCATGTGGAGTTTGCTTACAACCGGGCAACACATTCTACCACCAAGGTAAGTCCTTTTCAGGTAGTGTATGGTTTCAATCCCCGTGCTCCTATTGATATCTTGCCTTTACCTACAAGTGAGAGGATTCACAATGATGCCAAAGAACGTGCTGATTTTATCTTGAAAATGCATGAGACAACAAAGCACAATATTGAAAAACTGAATGAAAAGTATAGAATTGCTGGTAGTAAAGGTAGACAAGAAGTTAAACTAGAACCGGGTGATTTGGTTTGGTTGCACTTGAGAAAGGATAGGTTTCCAGATTTAAGAAAGTCTAAGTTGATGCCTAGAGCTGATGGTCCTTTCAAAATACTTGCCAagataaatgataatgcatataaacttgagttgCCTCCCGAGTTTGGGGTTAGTTCCACCTTTAACATTTCAGATTTGAGGCCATATTTGGGAGAAGAGGATGAGTTTGAGTTGAGGACGACTCCAATTCAAgagggggaggatgatgaggacatcactcCTTCGGATACATACAAAACTCCACTGGAAATACAAGGACCGATCACTAGAGCTCGAGCGCGACAATTGAATTTAGAGGTGAGCTCGTTCCTAAGCACTTCTTTATATGTTCCTGAGAATAGATTGCTACCTAATGATTATATTATGATTAGGAACCATGGAGAGCACCAGGAGATACTAGGAGAGGGGCTTGGAGGTGGAGAGGACCAGCAAGGGCGTCCAAGTCAAGGTGGAGGCCCAAACAAAGTTGACTTCGAGTCTGTTTCGGAGTCCAGGAGCAGTCTGCACTAAAACGTTTGTCCAGGTCGCATACGGGCTCGGTTTTGGACGTTCTATATATGCACAGATAGCTGAGAAGATAACCTATCCAATGGCGCTGGTCCCATGGTCAAATTCCTCCTGAATCAACGGGAATAATCGAAACAAAAGACGCCCAGAATCTGTCCCGGTGCTGCGCCACCGTTTTTGGCCTTTGGGCCATGTATCTTTTTGAGCCCAATTAGGGGCGTGACCAGAGGGTCCTTGCTTAACCCTAGACCATATTTACAGCCGCCGGTGCTTAGGTTAGGGTCGGGTTTTGCTTAGATTATCCTGTCAAGAACAGTTTTGCCGTTCATCGGTTTGTGAGACCCCAACTTCGTGAGATTAATCATACATCTGCAATTTGGTTGCattctttcttgttcttgcttgTGTTCTTCGATTCGCAGGCAAGGATTAGCCTTCTTGGCGAGGTCGACCGTGCATCGCCGGTCGATAACCAGAGGAGACGTGGTGCTGTGATTGCGGGGTTCAGAACGTGTTGTTCGGAAGCCGGATCGAGTTGTGTCAAGTTTCCACCAAATCGAGAGTTATCAAAACCTTTCGGAAGATCGGGACACCCTTGCTCATATtaagttataaagataatatataccacatccgaatcatagacaggacgagggccgacgggggcggataccaaaaccatcgccctatataataacaagcaataaaatagtaagaaaattagacaagtatctatctaaagcaagaatttttttctttcagaaagaagataagaacaagaggctcaccatggtggtgccggcgacgagatcggcgcgggcgatcgacggcggtgaagacgggaatggggagtgacgggccgctaaacctagacaaatctcgaggaaaatggagctttgaggtcgagcttcgagaggagaaagcttaactagtgtggctcgggcatttcatcgaacacctcatgtgcaaaggaggtgagctagagcacgacaaagccctcccctcgccggccaaagaaaaacagagcactggagtgctctgctcgcgggcgaggggtatatataggcacctcattggtcccggttcgtggcatgaaccgggactaaagggcagcctgtggtcctggttcaagccacgaaccgggaccaatggtggtgggccaggagccaggcccattggtcccggttcgtcccaccaaccgggaccaaaaggtccaggcgaaccgggaccaatggcccacgtggcccggccggccccctgggctgacgaaccgggaccaatgcccccatgggtcccggttctgggctgaaccgggactaatgggctgacccggcctgaaccaaagcctcCTTTTCTACTATtgatagttttttcaataataccatggtgcgacgttgaaggcgagaaaggacgtgcgagagagcgatgaccgagccagagggaaatcaactaggggagttgcgtgggttgcaacggtgtttggagtagttgtgggccgaatgctatgaaaatataatctaaaccgaccggaataaatgcctacacaaactaatcaaaggttggagtgcccctcgcaatgtaaatagctccggctttgcaagggatggagaggtagtagcttcaacgcgtggaagatacggtgtgagaaagcgaggtcaatcgagagacatatatatagagagacaaagtgagtgtggtccgacattcattgaacaaatatatatgctctggagagatattgcccgattgagctttttggcaagggtgagggctgtaagatagagcttgagagatgatccagtcacagacgtgtagatatattttgtgcgtgggaggaagcaaggtcaaccgatcacatagggtcgccgtgcgatcgaaagagtgagacgggttggagagagtgacctagatagacgatgtgcgtgagagagtatacattgtgaataggtcgaattggactcaaacatggtgatatatcgttttgtacgagaaagagcgaggtcaatcgagacatagggagagagagagattgagtgagcgtggcccaccatgaggtcgaaagagtggcggcggcttggatggactgacctagatagacaatctgcgtgagagagtatagagtgtgtcgattgaggcccgaacagggagatatatcatttgtgtgtgaaagaaaacgaggttaaacgagactcagataaagagagcgagattgagcgagtgtggcccgccgtgtggaagaaagagtgagacagtctcgagggagtgacctagatatacaacgtgcgtgtgtgcgcacgagaggttggggggctagataggcaatgcatgtatttagcgcgagagggtgagagcgagagggggggggggggagagagagagagctcggcatggggtgcaatggcgggtgtatgaggtaaatacatttggtaacagagtggaaaaaggggttgtgtagttgagagacttagagatcgaaacatggagagaaagaatgaacgtgtgttggaaaccgatagcttcctaaggtggttaggagaggaagattgaccgatacaggaagtatgtagagtttgtgcgggggggggggataaaaacaacatttgaatgtacatagtacgagacttaataatGATGTTTCAATTCgttgtacattgtaagatttgaaccgaggaccaggcatacgggtaattatttcgaattcgtgccatactaagtttcgaaaagttgacattgactcagtttgttgtgctattttgtaggtcatatgtttgaatccatccaaaagttttctcactaccatggtgttcatcatatacatatgaatttgtattaaaaaagtagcatggatacagtgaaatgcgaaatccacgttagaattggagatcgctacgtgacacacactctaattcaaataactaactacgtgaaacacactctaattcaaataactaattatgtgacacacactctaatccacgttagcgtgggtaccgtttcgattttttttcaaataactccttattaattaatttatagtactccctctattcacttttataagaccttgaagacatttcagacaatgtgcgaaacagttcattttaagttgtctgaaacgacttacaaaagtgaacggatggagtatctcgttttgaatgactaattattgcaaggaaaacacgggcatggtaatacatacagattcgtttgcaaatgaaagaagattcgtttgcattctcaaatgtaggcgcaccaggcagaccagggtcgtgtcggggtggacgctgcttcggtgccttaaaggcaactgcctttgggtcactgacatgtgggccagccacctgttgggcccacatgtcatggacacaaaggcagctTCCTTAAGGCACCAAAGCATAGTCCtatcggggtggtcgcgtgtgtcggacggacgcgtagcacctagccacccacccccccaccccccaaaaaaaggacgacgacaatataagttcgtgcttccacgtttcggattgaaatatctggcggccccaattctagccctgcaaaatctctcttctccaccgtccccttccgcgcccagattgctcaaatccctaattcgccgccaaccctcaaatcgcccctcgtctcgtctctttccccaccattccccacctctgtgccggacgatgacgacgaagacgacggtcgcgcttcaccaccgcaccggagctacctcatctacacCCTCATCTACCGCACCGGGTGGttcaccgacaacgtcggccgccgcaaccgacgtgcttcacagacaccgagttccaccgcatcaggtgcgcttcaccgacgccgtctcccagctcactgGGGCTAcatcaccgagcacatcgtcgcacctccgccccccgaggccgttggggcttcaccactcaagatctgcatccgtgcgcggccagccaacgccagcgcatcaccctcaacggctctgaagtgacccgcactctagctaggcgagcatgcccaaacgccggcccgaactaggtatccacacatcactcccttgtgcactgttccgacgatgtttggatatcctttcactgctctcttcgCTTACAcacctatgcaactctgactttaactcttatttcttctggagatatcatctgaaacaagcaaatccatttttagcgaagcatgacggcgctacgggatctggtacacatcctgcacacccgtataaccttgtaagtatctgtcctccggtacaacatcaaggtcgattcctcttatttgatcaaccattcgctgTGTCAAAAATgtagagggggatgcaaggagcacaaggcctacacatccaagcaagtggtaacatggacttgtacatggaacatcccaagcgcaagcatagctgcagtgagcctgtacagcgagctagcgtaagtccctgcatttcatttaattcgtactggcattcgtgtatggtttgtgtgcagtggctgatccacgaattcaagttactaGGGGCAAACATTTAACTTTAAAAaaacgaaggcacttgcactccggaaatcaacataacttgagaaatgtgaagctacatgcacttcgaaaactagctaatgatccaaagtagttcagattataaacactaaatgatgcaagcaccaaaaaacacaaaatgcaacatggtgtacaaggactacaaacatggtctgtacctgcttgaattattcgttctctggctgaaaatatcaaagtgtaattgcaggtataaccagtgcgcaaactgcatatcaatatatctatcctgcacaactATGCCAATactttcaaacaacagattagaaaagtatttatgctatgttgtcatgatacggggactttctggtagatggcc contains:
- the LOC109765942 gene encoding uncharacterized protein, producing MRGCARRAWSMRHGRGQGVATVGRQATTRWAAGAHGCEAVAGTHGARARHGTGENGDSTPKDFKECVSQEQLQATVEKVQDGMNEAIKKAVTDALIELNLGNSIERLDKRISTLTDRVTELETRLTTNNDDVSGSNTSGQMPEDTVYDANGNIDQAATRQARLRQRLRRNTQGMGSTVNQHRHQGNNNHAPDDPYAKIKLTVPNFSGRYDAEGYLDWEMTLEQKFNSHLVPEQHRVRPATSEFKDFAIIWWNGLAGQGALPDTWERLKVAMRDRFVPPSYHRDLRNKLQCLEQGEKSVQDYYAELQKGLMRCGIVEGLEDSICRFYSGLRRDFQDIVDYKEFHTVNQLFQFAMLAEKELQGREQRNKSNVHASYTPRTTAPSRLPKPSSFRVPLTADQQASASASRVTTTPTPPSARPTYSGKNSLQVPANSASSVASTGRTSSIQCHRCQGRGHMQKDCPSQRAYVATEDGGYISTSDVEDDANDDDAATDDDNEGHVLGGADTSGYMNIIVQRVLNTQIQQPEKLQRHNLFQIFFIIKNGRARVIIDGGSCNNLEFEDIFPAEIPPGLPPMRGIEHQIDLILGATLPNRAAYRTNLEETNEIQRQVQDLLDRGFVVVYFDDILIYSKSLDEHMDHLRDVFNALRDAHLFGFYRRFVKDFNTIAAPLHELTKKGVAFHWGKAQEESFGTLKDKLTHAPLLQLPNFGKTFELECDASGVGIGGVLMQDGKD